One region of Oxalobacteraceae bacterium OTU3CAMAD1 genomic DNA includes:
- the recB gene encoding exodeoxyribonuclease V subunit beta, with protein MNNVANQLAPLTFPLHGSRLIEASAGTGKTWTIAALYVRLVLGHGGENGYRRPLLPADILVMTFTRAATRELSNRVRERLVEAAAYVRRFEDMGDDDTRDDYLDAILESYPSHAERQQAAHRLMLAAETMDEAAIFTIDAWCQRMLREHAFDSGSLFDEELVSDEQALFEDAAHDYWRQQVYPLNAVSLDALLSCWSDVGVMKKSIRELVKRADIIGDVDATQSLGALIGAVQREQLAQLAGLKAGWNERANRMEQWIAQHREMSPKCFNGNKMRPDSLVGWFNGLRAWALDPGAVLPEITDTAWKRLTPWGIEDAFSKGFSAAIPEDFDATEVLKQALDELEPMAHALYRHAAASVANRMDELKKRNRQFGFADMLDRLNAALQGENADALRKRITEQYPVAMVDEFQDTAPNQYQIFNLLYRVADNDTETGLFLIGDPKQSIYGFRGADIHSYLSARKATTGRHYQLGTNYRSTKPVVEAVNHLFMIAEGEAAQGGFGLGAFRFRDPGTRVNPLPFEAVGAKGRKERMVDADGDVPALVVACSAAQDLKADSYREFFAHHCAEDIVAKLNDERAGFDGPEGFERLKPADIAVLVRDRKEAAAIRRALQRRQIASVYLSDKDSVTDSEEAADVLRWLSAVANPLDGALARAAYATRTAGLELAELALMTSDELAWEERVEQLKALHIIWQRQGVLAMLRRFIHELQLPAALLRQPGGERRLTNLLHLAELLQSASRQLDGEQALIRWLAEQIEGGEGAGDERVLRLESDAELVKVVTVHKSKGLEYPLVYLPFAVTARKVERRNRSFFEFSDDDGVRKIDMALTETAMELVERARLQEDLRLLYVALTRARHFLWLGVTALASRKAGDNTLHESALGYLLTGGEALPSDLVMERWEHTCKGCAAISIVTLDMTPQAPTRLSRIEQRPPLLEPLHYTGRFERDWSVGSFSSLARRTGPTGMIGSSDNLGAAPVPRDGSQATLLEDGDVPGIVLPVRVEDAPWHRFPRGSVPGNFLHEQLEWMGEEGFAIVEQENFEARLTRRVERAGWGNRLGDTLAWLREIATTELPYVNAPLSRIEAPLPEMEFWFPSERLDTGALDQLCVAHLLEGAARPSLPERQLHGMLKGFADLVFEHEGKFWVLDYKSNALGAGDSAYHEPALIAAIAEHRYDIQGAIYMLALHRLLQSRLGGRYDPAEHLGGAVFLFLRGIANTQTRGCYWMAPDPALLDGLDQLLGYSGPAHGEAQHEY; from the coding sequence CGCCAACCAACTCGCTCCGCTGACCTTCCCGCTGCACGGTTCGCGCCTGATCGAGGCCAGCGCCGGCACCGGCAAGACCTGGACCATCGCCGCGCTGTATGTGCGGCTGGTGCTGGGCCATGGCGGCGAGAACGGTTACCGGCGGCCGCTGCTGCCGGCCGACATCCTGGTGATGACCTTTACCCGCGCCGCCACGCGCGAGTTGTCGAACCGGGTGCGCGAGCGGCTGGTGGAGGCGGCGGCCTACGTGCGCCGCTTCGAAGATATGGGTGATGATGACACGCGCGACGATTATCTGGACGCGATCCTGGAATCATACCCGAGCCACGCCGAGCGGCAGCAGGCCGCGCACCGGCTGATGCTGGCGGCGGAGACGATGGACGAAGCGGCCATTTTCACCATCGACGCCTGGTGCCAGCGCATGCTGCGCGAGCACGCCTTCGACAGCGGCAGCCTGTTCGACGAGGAATTGGTCAGCGACGAGCAGGCGCTGTTCGAGGATGCCGCCCACGACTACTGGCGGCAGCAGGTCTATCCGCTCAACGCCGTGTCGCTGGACGCGTTGTTGTCCTGCTGGAGCGACGTCGGCGTGATGAAAAAGTCTATCCGTGAGCTGGTCAAGCGCGCCGACATCATCGGCGACGTCGATGCGACGCAGTCGCTGGGGGCGCTGATCGGCGCCGTCCAGCGCGAGCAGCTGGCGCAATTGGCCGGGTTGAAGGCCGGCTGGAACGAGCGCGCCAACCGCATGGAACAGTGGATCGCCCAGCACCGCGAGATGTCGCCCAAGTGCTTCAACGGTAACAAGATGCGGCCCGATTCGCTGGTCGGCTGGTTCAACGGCCTGCGCGCGTGGGCGCTCGATCCCGGCGCGGTGCTGCCCGAGATTACCGACACGGCCTGGAAGCGGCTTACGCCGTGGGGCATTGAGGACGCCTTCTCCAAGGGCTTCAGTGCCGCCATCCCCGAAGACTTCGACGCCACCGAGGTGCTGAAGCAGGCGCTCGACGAGCTGGAACCGATGGCGCACGCGCTGTACCGCCACGCCGCCGCCTCGGTCGCCAACCGCATGGACGAACTGAAAAAACGCAACCGCCAGTTCGGTTTCGCCGACATGCTGGACCGCCTGAACGCCGCGCTCCAGGGCGAGAACGCGGACGCACTGCGCAAGCGCATCACCGAGCAGTATCCGGTGGCGATGGTCGACGAGTTCCAGGACACGGCGCCGAACCAGTACCAGATTTTCAACCTGCTGTACCGAGTGGCGGATAACGATACGGAGACGGGCCTGTTCCTGATCGGCGATCCGAAGCAGTCGATCTACGGTTTCCGTGGCGCCGACATCCACAGCTATCTGTCCGCCCGCAAGGCCACGACGGGGCGTCATTATCAGCTGGGCACCAACTACCGCTCAACCAAGCCGGTGGTCGAAGCGGTCAACCATCTGTTCATGATCGCCGAGGGCGAGGCGGCGCAGGGCGGTTTCGGACTTGGCGCGTTCCGCTTCCGCGATCCCGGCACGCGTGTCAATCCGCTGCCGTTCGAGGCGGTCGGCGCCAAGGGCCGCAAGGAGCGCATGGTCGACGCCGACGGCGACGTGCCGGCGCTGGTGGTGGCCTGCAGCGCCGCGCAGGACCTGAAAGCCGACAGCTACCGCGAGTTTTTCGCCCACCACTGCGCCGAGGACATCGTCGCGAAGCTCAACGACGAACGCGCCGGCTTCGACGGCCCGGAGGGATTCGAACGTCTGAAGCCGGCCGACATCGCGGTGCTGGTGCGCGACCGCAAGGAGGCGGCGGCGATACGCCGCGCGCTGCAGCGGCGCCAGATCGCCAGCGTCTATTTGTCGGACAAGGATTCGGTGACCGACAGCGAGGAGGCGGCCGACGTGCTGCGCTGGCTGTCGGCGGTCGCCAATCCGCTCGACGGCGCGTTGGCGCGTGCCGCCTACGCCACCCGCACGGCTGGACTGGAACTGGCGGAACTGGCCCTGATGACATCGGACGAACTGGCATGGGAGGAGCGCGTCGAGCAGTTGAAAGCGCTGCACATCATCTGGCAGCGTCAGGGCGTGCTGGCGATGCTGCGCCGTTTCATCCATGAGCTGCAATTGCCGGCCGCCTTGCTGCGGCAACCGGGCGGCGAGCGGCGCTTGACCAATCTGCTGCATTTGGCCGAGTTGCTGCAATCGGCCAGCCGCCAGCTCGATGGCGAGCAGGCGTTGATACGCTGGCTCGCCGAACAGATCGAAGGCGGCGAGGGCGCCGGCGACGAGCGCGTACTGCGTCTGGAAAGCGATGCCGAACTGGTGAAAGTCGTCACGGTCCATAAATCGAAGGGCTTGGAGTATCCGCTGGTGTATCTGCCGTTCGCCGTCACGGCGCGCAAGGTGGAGCGGCGCAACCGCAGCTTCTTCGAATTCAGCGACGACGACGGCGTGCGTAAGATCGACATGGCGCTGACCGAGACGGCAATGGAACTGGTCGAACGCGCGCGCCTGCAGGAGGATTTGCGCCTGTTGTACGTGGCGCTGACGCGCGCGCGCCACTTCCTCTGGCTGGGCGTAACGGCGCTGGCCAGCCGCAAGGCAGGCGACAACACCTTGCACGAATCGGCGCTCGGCTACCTGCTCACCGGCGGCGAGGCCCTGCCGTCCGATCTGGTGATGGAGCGTTGGGAGCACACTTGCAAAGGCTGCGCGGCGATCAGCATCGTCACCCTGGACATGACTCCGCAAGCGCCGACGCGCTTGAGCCGAATCGAACAGCGCCCGCCGTTGCTGGAGCCGTTGCATTACACCGGTCGTTTCGAGCGTGACTGGTCGGTCGGCAGTTTCAGCTCGCTGGCGCGGCGCACCGGGCCGACCGGCATGATCGGCTCCTCCGACAACTTGGGTGCGGCGCCCGTGCCGCGCGATGGATCGCAGGCCACCTTGCTGGAAGACGGCGATGTGCCTGGCATCGTGCTGCCGGTGCGGGTCGAGGACGCGCCGTGGCATCGCTTCCCGCGCGGTTCCGTGCCGGGTAACTTCCTGCACGAGCAGCTGGAGTGGATGGGCGAGGAGGGCTTCGCCATCGTCGAACAGGAGAACTTCGAGGCGCGCTTGACGCGCAGGGTGGAACGGGCTGGCTGGGGCAACCGCCTTGGCGACACCTTGGCCTGGCTGCGCGAGATCGCCACCACCGAACTGCCGTATGTGAACGCGCCGCTAAGCCGCATCGAAGCGCCGCTGCCGGAGATGGAGTTCTGGTTCCCGAGCGAGCGGCTCGATACCGGCGCGCTGGATCAATTGTGCGTCGCGCATTTGCTGGAGGGCGCGGCGCGGCCGTCGCTGCCGGAGCGCCAGCTGCACGGCATGCTGAAAGGCTTCGCCGACCTGGTGTTCGAGCACGAGGGCAAATTCTGGGTACTCGATTACAAGTCGAACGCGCTGGGCGCGGGTGACTCCGCCTATCACGAGCCGGCGCTGATCGCGGCGATCGCCGAGCATCGCTACGATATTCAGGGCGCTATATATATGTTGGCGCTGCACCGGCTGCTGCAAAGCCGCCTCGGCGGCCGCTACGATCCGGCCGAACATCTGGGCGGGGCGGTTTTCCTGTTCCTGCGGGGTATCGCCAACACGCAA